One Nostoc punctiforme PCC 73102 DNA window includes the following coding sequences:
- the phnE gene encoding phosphonate ABC transporter, permease protein PhnE, whose product MSYFFKSKRLRFYPWLSSLLILLIVVVVYGWALRGLKLDFELLSSSWPYITDFITRLFPPDWKVLDIAVKALIETVQMSLWGTTIGAILSVPIAIASSSNVAPGWLRSLANLLQNTVRSVPSIILGLIFVAATGLGAPAGTLALGIYTIGYLAKFYQQAIEAVDPRSLESLQVIGASKLQIAQYGILPQVLPLGLGYTFWMFEYNIRAASVLGVVGAGGIGFQLKSYIDGFEYTKATTMMLVLLVVVTVIDAFSSQLRHRLDSM is encoded by the coding sequence ATGAGTTATTTTTTTAAGTCAAAACGCTTACGTTTCTACCCTTGGCTGAGTTCTCTACTCATTTTATTAATTGTGGTAGTAGTTTATGGTTGGGCTTTGCGAGGACTCAAACTCGATTTTGAACTGCTAAGTTCTAGCTGGCCATACATCACCGATTTTATTACCCGGTTATTTCCTCCCGATTGGAAAGTTTTAGATATTGCAGTTAAAGCATTAATTGAAACTGTACAGATGTCTTTATGGGGAACTACCATTGGGGCAATTCTTTCTGTACCGATTGCTATAGCTAGCTCCAGCAACGTTGCGCCTGGGTGGTTGCGATCGCTAGCTAATTTACTGCAAAATACTGTACGTTCTGTCCCCTCAATTATTCTGGGGCTAATTTTTGTTGCCGCCACTGGCTTAGGCGCACCAGCAGGAACTTTAGCTTTAGGAATCTACACCATCGGCTACCTTGCCAAATTTTATCAACAGGCAATTGAAGCGGTTGATCCGCGTTCTCTTGAATCCTTGCAAGTTATCGGAGCCTCGAAGTTACAGATTGCTCAATACGGCATTCTCCCGCAAGTACTACCTCTGGGATTGGGTTACACCTTTTGGATGTTTGAGTACAACATCCGTGCTGCTTCTGTCTTGGGTGTAGTTGGTGCAGGTGGTATTGGCTTTCAGTTAAAAAGTTACATCGATGGGTTTGAGTACACAAAAGCAACAACCATGATGTTAGTGCTTTTGGTTGTCGTCACAGTAATTGATGCTTTTAGTAGCCAATTACGTCATCGGCTCGATTCTATGTAG
- a CDS encoding phosphonate ABC transporter ATP-binding protein, whose translation MNDYVIECHNLETAYTPSLNRPILNGINCQIKRGEFVVLLGLNGAGKSTLLRSLVGLVPSVRGEVIVNNVEMNSRTLPKIRRDVGMLFQGGGLIRQLSALENVLCGCLGKRTTWQTLLGFSKRDRFLALNLLEQLGLGELAFQKTSQLSGGQQQRVAIARTLIQSPQILLVDEPITGLDIVASQQVMETLSELHTEQGMTIVAVLHDLGIAEKYAGQAIVLDAGRVVYQGLCDNLQAQFARVSA comes from the coding sequence ATGAATGATTATGTTATTGAGTGTCATAACCTAGAGACAGCTTATACTCCATCTCTCAATCGTCCTATTCTCAACGGGATTAATTGCCAGATTAAACGCGGTGAATTTGTCGTTTTGCTGGGGCTAAACGGTGCTGGTAAGTCTACATTACTACGATCGCTAGTTGGATTAGTGCCATCAGTGAGAGGAGAAGTGATCGTCAATAATGTTGAGATGAATTCCCGAACACTGCCAAAGATTCGGCGCGATGTTGGGATGTTATTTCAAGGTGGTGGATTGATTCGGCAGTTATCAGCACTGGAAAATGTCTTATGCGGATGCCTTGGTAAAAGAACAACTTGGCAAACACTGTTGGGATTTTCCAAACGCGATCGCTTTTTGGCACTAAATTTATTAGAACAGTTAGGACTGGGAGAGTTAGCTTTTCAAAAAACCAGTCAATTAAGTGGCGGACAGCAACAACGAGTAGCGATCGCCCGGACTTTAATTCAATCACCGCAAATTCTCTTAGTCGATGAACCCATCACTGGCTTAGATATTGTCGCATCGCAACAAGTCATGGAAACTCTATCTGAATTGCACACTGAGCAAGGTATGACTATTGTCGCAGTTCTGCACGATTTGGGAATCGCAGAAAAATACGCAGGGCAAGCGATCGTCTTAGATGCTGGACGCGTCGTTTACCAAGGACTTTGTGACAACTTACAAGCTCAATTTGCTAGAGTTTCCGCTTGA
- a CDS encoding phosphate/phosphite/phosphonate ABC transporter substrate-binding protein → MSVRKKSLLGAGAAFVVLTGLVVSTVGAMQATIANPTANQQTPRLLAQNLKALTIIFPSRADSTDLQNKANAVGAFLSKELGIPVVAQVGDDTAAVEALRANRADVAFLSSRPALKAKQLANASLYLAEVRPTYSGRYTYSSTFVVPKNSPLKTQNSAKATLEQLRGKKIAFTSPTSGSGFIIPVAELVKQKFVPNRDRLDGFFGQISYGGNYSKALQAVVRGQADVAVVSEYALNPPYITAEEKSKLRVLHKINGVPAHGIAIDDDVPAPTREKIINGLLKLNKSQNNKLLTDLYNSTELVRIDHDRHLATIRNALQIAGIEP, encoded by the coding sequence ATGAGTGTGAGGAAAAAGAGCTTATTGGGTGCTGGTGCAGCATTTGTAGTGCTTACAGGTTTAGTAGTCAGCACAGTAGGGGCTATGCAGGCAACGATCGCCAACCCCACCGCTAATCAACAAACACCACGCTTACTTGCCCAAAATCTAAAGGCTTTAACAATAATTTTTCCTAGCCGTGCTGATTCTACAGACTTGCAAAATAAGGCAAATGCGGTAGGAGCTTTTTTATCCAAAGAGTTAGGAATTCCAGTCGTCGCCCAAGTTGGTGATGATACAGCTGCTGTGGAAGCTTTGAGAGCAAACCGGGCTGATGTCGCTTTTTTAAGTAGCCGTCCGGCTTTGAAAGCGAAACAATTAGCAAACGCCAGCTTGTATCTAGCCGAAGTTCGTCCTACTTATTCTGGAAGATACACCTATAGCTCAACATTTGTTGTTCCTAAGAATAGTCCCCTAAAAACTCAAAATTCAGCTAAAGCCACTTTGGAACAACTGCGGGGCAAAAAAATTGCTTTTACTTCCCCTACTTCTGGCTCTGGGTTTATTATCCCTGTCGCTGAGTTGGTCAAACAAAAATTTGTACCCAACCGCGATCGCTTAGATGGTTTCTTTGGTCAAATTTCTTACGGCGGCAATTACAGCAAAGCCTTGCAAGCAGTTGTGCGCGGTCAAGCTGATGTGGCTGTTGTGTCAGAATATGCTCTCAATCCACCTTATATCACCGCAGAAGAGAAGAGTAAGTTACGGGTTCTGCACAAAATTAATGGTGTACCTGCCCACGGTATTGCCATTGATGATGATGTTCCAGCTCCAACACGGGAAAAAATCATCAACGGTTTACTGAAATTAAATAAGTCGCAAAATAATAAATTGCTAACCGACTTGTATAATTCCACAGAGTTAGTGCGAATTGACCACGATCGTCACCTAGCAACTATCCGTAATGCTCTGCAAATTGCTGGCATTGAACCATAA
- a CDS encoding Rid family detoxifying hydrolase, producing the protein MDAEELLEKYAEGQRNFQGAVLRKADLRNTDLMQIDLSNADLTAANFKGADLTKANLTNAKINGTDFSKASLSGANLSEVNGSELWENRNRVQSSANFNGANLTSVNFIRANLSSANLSHANLDKANLSNANLSNTKLREVSLVGADLSNSTLSSIDFNGVSLVGADLSRANLQGVNFQKANLQGAKLQAVNLQNFNLSGLNLTGSDLSGANLAQVNLKESSLQRANLERAVLQGADLKNVNLKETNLTRADLTDAATYGWLIEDADFSRAIMPDGEVYKPIAAEAEIGKQETSLEKVISMTRKVINTDNAPAPVGPYNQAIAASGQFVFIAGQIAIDPRLGDVVYTDDVKKQTEQVLANLEAILTAAGATFQDVVKTTVFLADMNDFAAVNAVYAKYFPENTAPARACVQVSRLPKDVLVEIDAIAVISG; encoded by the coding sequence ATGGATGCTGAGGAACTGTTAGAGAAATACGCCGAAGGACAACGAAACTTTCAAGGAGCAGTACTGAGAAAAGCAGACCTCAGAAATACAGACCTAATGCAAATAGACTTATCTAATGCCGACCTGACTGCTGCAAATTTTAAAGGTGCAGATTTAACTAAAGCAAATCTGACAAACGCAAAAATTAACGGAACCGATTTCAGTAAAGCATCCCTATCAGGTGCAAATTTGAGTGAGGTGAATGGTTCAGAGCTTTGGGAGAATCGAAATCGGGTACAGTCATCAGCAAATTTTAATGGTGCAAACTTAACCAGTGTTAATTTCATCAGAGCAAATCTAAGTAGTGCAAACTTAAGCCATGCCAACTTAGACAAGGCAAATTTGAGTAATGCAAATTTGAGTAATACAAAACTGAGAGAAGTGTCCTTAGTAGGAGCAGATTTGAGTAATTCAACACTCAGTAGTATAGACTTTAATGGAGTTTCCTTAGTAGGAGCGGATTTGAGTAGAGCCAACTTACAGGGTGTGAACTTTCAGAAGGCAAATCTACAGGGTGCTAAACTGCAAGCTGTAAATTTACAGAATTTTAATCTATCAGGATTAAATCTGACTGGCTCTGATTTGTCTGGAGCCAATCTCGCACAAGTAAACCTCAAAGAATCTTCTCTCCAAAGAGCAAATTTGGAGAGAGCAGTTCTCCAAGGAGCAGATTTAAAAAACGTAAATTTGAAAGAAACCAATTTGACCAGAGCAGACTTGACCGATGCTGCTACTTACGGATGGCTAATTGAAGATGCTGACTTTAGCCGTGCGATAATGCCAGATGGAGAAGTTTACAAACCGATCGCAGCTGAAGCAGAAATCGGTAAACAGGAAACATCGTTAGAGAAAGTAATATCTATGACCCGTAAAGTAATTAATACTGATAACGCACCTGCACCAGTGGGTCCTTATAATCAAGCGATCGCAGCTTCAGGTCAATTTGTATTCATAGCTGGACAAATTGCCATCGATCCCCGCCTTGGTGATGTCGTCTACACTGATGATGTCAAAAAGCAAACTGAGCAGGTATTAGCTAATCTTGAAGCCATCCTCACAGCAGCCGGAGCAACTTTTCAAGACGTGGTGAAGACCACTGTATTTTTAGCTGATATGAATGATTTCGCGGCGGTGAATGCCGTTTATGCTAAATATTTCCCGGAAAATACAGCCCCAGCGCGGGCTTGTGTTCAGGTATCGCGCTTACCTAAAGATGTGTTGGTAGAGATTGATGCGATCGCTGTAATTAGCGGTTAG
- a CDS encoding IS701-like element ISNpu6 family transposase has translation MDVELQILKHLARDAHPTVAIIDEYCADYKDLFKEVRNYECFKYLHLGIISTIKRKSLPEIAKVVSINSAQSLHHFLANSDWSVDELKQRRLNKLKQVLNGQAITVVIDETGDRKKGKKTDYVARQYLGSVGKIDNGIVSVNAYGVYSNITFPLMVKVFKPKGTLKEGDKYKTKIELASEMITELMEEGFQIELVLADSLYGESSQFIRKLDEYNLAYVVAIRSNHGVWLPAGQSVRANNWCKFERTFSNQKSETRYIREIIYGKKRTITYWEITTDPETMPENSTSFVMTNLQGNLKKTLGDLYGLRTWVEYGFRQCKQELGWTDYRFTNFQHIERWWEIIFCVYTMISLNSPALLALNQSRQIEAEGQRTSHIDFSNHQQWNHESGWKNVLNNLRLIVQPLLLFWLIYPWLDIFPNSQLLLGFNHLIAAMNQFKPCYASG, from the coding sequence ATGGATGTAGAGTTACAAATACTGAAACATTTGGCAAGAGATGCCCACCCAACAGTTGCCATCATAGATGAATATTGTGCAGATTATAAAGACCTATTTAAGGAAGTAAGAAATTATGAGTGTTTCAAATATTTACACTTAGGAATCATATCAACAATAAAAAGGAAATCATTACCAGAGATAGCGAAGGTAGTAAGTATAAACTCAGCCCAATCATTACATCATTTCCTGGCAAATTCAGATTGGTCAGTAGATGAATTAAAACAACGAAGATTAAATAAACTTAAGCAAGTATTGAATGGTCAGGCGATTACAGTAGTAATAGATGAAACTGGAGATAGAAAAAAAGGTAAAAAGACTGACTATGTGGCGAGACAATACTTAGGAAGTGTGGGAAAAATTGATAATGGAATAGTTTCAGTCAATGCTTATGGAGTTTACTCTAATATAACCTTTCCATTAATGGTAAAAGTGTTTAAACCAAAAGGGACGCTGAAAGAGGGAGATAAATATAAAACTAAAATAGAGTTAGCGTCAGAAATGATTACAGAGTTAATGGAAGAGGGCTTTCAGATTGAACTGGTACTGGCAGATAGTTTATATGGTGAAAGTAGCCAATTTATTAGAAAACTGGATGAATATAACTTAGCCTATGTGGTAGCAATTAGAAGTAATCATGGAGTCTGGTTGCCAGCAGGGCAAAGTGTTAGAGCAAACAATTGGTGTAAATTTGAGAGAACATTTAGTAATCAAAAATCAGAGACTAGATACATTAGAGAAATAATTTATGGTAAAAAAAGAACCATAACTTACTGGGAAATAACTACTGACCCAGAAACCATGCCAGAAAATTCTACCTCCTTCGTGATGACGAATCTTCAAGGGAATTTGAAAAAGACTTTAGGCGACTTATATGGATTAAGAACCTGGGTTGAATATGGTTTTCGACAGTGTAAACAAGAACTAGGCTGGACAGATTATCGTTTCACAAATTTTCAACATATTGAGAGGTGGTGGGAGATTATTTTTTGCGTTTACACGATGATTAGTTTGAATTCTCCAGCCTTGTTAGCCTTAAATCAATCTCGCCAAATTGAGGCTGAGGGGCAAAGAACTAGTCATATTGACTTTTCTAATCATCAACAATGGAATCATGAATCTGGATGGAAGAATGTTTTAAATAATCTGCGTCTAATCGTCCAACCACTCTTACTATTTTGGTTGATTTATCCTTGGCTCGATATTTTCCCTAATTCACAGTTATTACTGGGATTCAATCATTTAATTGCAGCCATGAATCAATTTAAACCCTGTTATGCTTCTGGATGA
- a CDS encoding NUDIX domain-containing protein: MTYRNPAPTVDIIIELVDRPHRPIVLIERHNLPLGWAIPGGFVDYGEAVEVAARREAEEETGLQVELVEQLLVYSDPNRDPRQHTISIVFLATATGEPKAGDDAKGVGIFEYWCVPGNLCFDHDRILRDYWRYRHYGIRPRLG; this comes from the coding sequence ATGACTTACCGAAATCCTGCACCAACAGTTGATATCATCATTGAACTAGTAGATCGACCTCATCGGCCAATAGTGTTAATTGAAAGACATAATCTACCTTTAGGTTGGGCTATTCCTGGTGGGTTTGTAGATTATGGGGAAGCCGTGGAAGTGGCGGCCCGGCGAGAAGCTGAGGAAGAAACGGGCTTGCAGGTGGAATTAGTTGAACAATTACTGGTGTATTCTGACCCCAATCGCGATCCGCGTCAGCATACGATTAGCATTGTATTTTTGGCGACAGCTACGGGGGAACCAAAGGCTGGGGATGATGCCAAGGGTGTAGGAATTTTTGAGTATTGGTGTGTGCCGGGGAATTTATGTTTTGACCACGATCGCATTCTGCGCGATTATTGGCGGTATCGGCATTATGGGATACGTCCGAGGTTGGGGTAA
- the malQ gene encoding 4-alpha-glucanotransferase, whose translation MPFPRSSGILLHPTSFPSRFGVGDLGLEAYRFIDFLKDSHQQYWQVLPLGPTGYGNSPYMCYSAMAGNPLLISPEKLRDKGLLTEEDFANLPGFPVEKVDFDQVVPIKIGLLKKACESFKVNATDIQKNEFAGFCDSKAYWLENYALFMALKDAHENASWHTWEPEFVKRKPEALAQAEERLNGDIFYYKFVQFEFFRQWSDLKSYANMRGIDIIGDIPIYVSHDSADVWAHPNIFCLDEETGEAAQMAGVPPDYFSATGQLWGNPVYNWEELQKQDFKWWVQRFEAMLDYVDIIRIDHFRGFEAYWSVPKGEETAMNGKWVEAPGDAFFEAIRQKLGKLPVLAEDLGVITLEVEALRDKYEFPGMKVLQFAFGSDPGNPFLPFNYPRNAVVYTGTHDNDTTVGWFNSANDYEKHNLLLYLGCVSPEGIHWDLIRLALSSIANQAIIPLQDVLGLGNEARMNFPSTAEGNWGWRYQAEALRDELRDRLKVLTRLNGRAPQEN comes from the coding sequence ATGCCTTTTCCTAGATCCAGTGGTATTTTGCTGCATCCTACATCCTTTCCTAGTCGATTTGGCGTTGGAGATTTAGGCTTAGAAGCCTATCGCTTTATTGATTTTCTCAAAGATAGCCATCAACAATATTGGCAAGTTTTACCCCTAGGCCCCACTGGATATGGTAATTCCCCGTATATGTGCTACTCGGCAATGGCAGGAAATCCCCTGTTGATTAGCCCAGAAAAACTACGAGATAAGGGTTTGCTAACTGAAGAAGACTTTGCTAATTTACCAGGATTTCCGGTAGAAAAGGTAGACTTTGACCAGGTTGTACCAATTAAGATTGGGCTACTTAAAAAAGCCTGTGAAAGCTTTAAAGTGAATGCTACGGACATCCAAAAAAACGAGTTTGCAGGTTTTTGCGACAGTAAAGCTTACTGGCTAGAGAATTACGCCTTATTTATGGCGCTGAAAGATGCCCACGAAAATGCAAGCTGGCATACATGGGAGCCAGAATTTGTCAAGCGTAAACCCGAAGCATTAGCTCAAGCAGAGGAGCGGCTCAATGGAGATATTTTCTATTACAAGTTCGTCCAATTTGAGTTTTTCCGGCAGTGGTCAGACCTGAAAAGCTACGCCAATATGCGCGGTATTGACATTATCGGCGATATCCCGATTTACGTATCTCATGATAGTGCCGATGTGTGGGCACATCCCAACATCTTTTGCTTAGATGAAGAGACAGGAGAAGCTGCTCAAATGGCGGGAGTCCCACCAGATTACTTTAGCGCCACCGGTCAATTGTGGGGCAACCCAGTTTATAACTGGGAGGAATTACAAAAACAAGACTTTAAATGGTGGGTACAGCGCTTTGAGGCAATGCTGGATTATGTAGATATAATTCGCATTGACCATTTCCGGGGCTTCGAAGCTTATTGGTCAGTACCCAAAGGCGAAGAAACTGCCATGAATGGCAAATGGGTGGAAGCGCCTGGAGACGCTTTTTTTGAAGCGATTAGACAAAAATTAGGTAAGCTACCCGTCTTGGCAGAAGATTTGGGAGTAATTACATTAGAAGTAGAAGCGCTACGAGATAAGTATGAATTTCCGGGGATGAAGGTTTTGCAGTTTGCCTTTGGTTCTGATCCCGGTAATCCATTCTTACCATTCAATTACCCGCGAAATGCTGTAGTTTATACTGGCACTCACGATAATGACACAACTGTAGGCTGGTTCAATTCAGCTAACGACTACGAAAAGCACAATTTGTTGCTTTATTTAGGTTGTGTTAGCCCTGAAGGTATTCACTGGGATCTGATTCGCCTAGCTTTGAGTTCCATAGCCAACCAAGCGATTATTCCCTTGCAAGATGTTTTGGGATTAGGAAACGAAGCGCGGATGAATTTTCCTAGTACTGCTGAGGGTAACTGGGGGTGGCGCTATCAAGCAGAAGCGTTGAGAGATGAATTACGCGATCGCTTAAAAGTTCTTACCAGACTTAATGGACGCGCCCCCCAAGAAAATTGA
- a CDS encoding helix-turn-helix domain-containing protein, protein MKWLRKKNNHQPSLSIEQQRTEKLAELGAQLWALRQEQGLSLEQVVVLTRIPQRLLQAIEEGNLNDLPEPIYIQGLIRQFADALGLNGVEFSGTFPISSAQLNPQGMGNTSPINQLRPIHLYFLYILLIVCSVNGLSQLLNNAVLQASNSQNQIYPKQKSIVKPEPTQPKDSLKVQPVSDTLSSIEQGQVVQIGVTLKASSWIRVIADGKTEFEGILPEGTHRIWKAQEQLTVKTDNAGGVLMSVNQEKAKEMGEPGKEEEVRIAAKPKF, encoded by the coding sequence ATGAAATGGCTAAGAAAGAAGAATAATCACCAGCCATCGCTTTCAATAGAGCAACAACGAACCGAAAAGTTGGCAGAATTGGGCGCTCAACTTTGGGCTTTGCGTCAAGAACAGGGCCTATCTCTAGAGCAAGTAGTTGTATTAACCAGAATTCCCCAGCGATTATTACAGGCGATCGAAGAAGGTAATTTAAACGATCTCCCAGAACCAATCTATATTCAAGGTTTGATCAGGCAATTTGCCGATGCTCTAGGCTTGAATGGAGTAGAATTTTCTGGCACTTTTCCGATCAGTTCTGCACAATTAAATCCTCAAGGTATGGGGAATACTTCACCCATTAATCAACTACGTCCGATTCATCTTTACTTTCTTTACATCTTGCTAATCGTATGCTCTGTAAATGGCTTATCTCAGTTATTAAATAACGCGGTACTACAAGCAAGTAATAGCCAAAACCAAATATACCCAAAACAAAAGTCCATTGTTAAACCAGAACCAACCCAACCAAAAGATTCACTAAAAGTTCAACCTGTCAGCGATACTCTTAGCAGCATTGAACAGGGACAAGTTGTACAGATTGGTGTGACTTTGAAAGCGTCATCCTGGATTCGCGTCATAGCCGATGGCAAAACCGAGTTTGAGGGTATTCTCCCAGAGGGAACTCACCGGATTTGGAAAGCTCAAGAGCAACTGACAGTGAAAACTGATAATGCTGGTGGTGTATTGATGAGCGTCAATCAAGAGAAAGCCAAAGAAATGGGAGAGCCAGGGAAAGAGGAAGAAGTTAGGATTGCTGCCAAGCCTAAGTTTTAA
- a CDS encoding pseudouridine synthase gives MEERLQKILAQWGIASRREAEEMIRHSRVQINGKLAHLGQKVDPQKDAIAIDGKTLSEKQRPALIYLLLHKPAGVVSTCYDPHRRKTVLDLLPKELREGSGIHPVGRLDADSTGALILTNDGNLTFGLTHPRHSISKTYRVLVKGHPPEVVLQMWREGVVLEGRKTRAAEVHLIEHRAEQSFLEIVLQEGRNRQIRRIAQQLGYPVIKLHRTAIGPIQLQTPKEPLLSEGKYRSLTDREIRFLQDQITQPNY, from the coding sequence ATGGAGGAACGGTTACAAAAAATTCTTGCTCAATGGGGCATCGCCTCACGTCGTGAAGCTGAAGAAATGATTAGGCACTCACGGGTGCAAATCAATGGGAAATTGGCACATTTAGGTCAAAAGGTTGATCCCCAAAAAGATGCGATCGCCATTGATGGTAAAACTTTATCCGAAAAGCAGCGTCCGGCTTTAATATATCTATTGCTACATAAACCTGCGGGAGTGGTTTCGACTTGCTACGACCCTCACCGAAGAAAAACAGTCCTGGATTTACTACCGAAAGAATTACGGGAGGGTTCAGGTATTCACCCAGTTGGGCGTTTAGATGCAGACTCTACAGGAGCATTAATCCTGACAAATGACGGAAATCTGACATTTGGACTAACCCATCCCCGCCACAGCATTTCCAAAACATATCGTGTTTTGGTCAAAGGACATCCCCCAGAAGTAGTACTGCAAATGTGGCGTGAGGGTGTGGTGTTAGAGGGTAGAAAAACCAGGGCCGCTGAGGTACACCTAATAGAACATCGTGCCGAACAAAGCTTTTTAGAAATAGTGTTGCAGGAGGGAAGAAATCGCCAAATCCGCCGGATAGCTCAACAGTTAGGATACCCAGTAATCAAGCTGCATCGAACTGCTATCGGCCCAATTCAATTACAAACTCCAAAAGAACCCTTATTGTCAGAGGGTAAATATCGTTCCCTCACCGATCGTGAAATTCGCTTTTTGCAAGATCAGATAACGCAACCTAATTATTGA
- a CDS encoding DUF2993 domain-containing protein, which translates to MPEYNSQTTNANKTRIITQILTKALKLWLRAQVSQISELEVEIKASDRQLLSGRIPLVSIFASHAVYQGLLITQIQLTAENIQINIGSVLKGKPLQLLERVSVVGDLIVDENDLNASLSSDLLSTALSDLLVKVLPTHFPKSQPINWQEIILDNNQIILRGLRVTNTETMPLEICLGGLQLLSGHELQLTQIKIKPHEGDILDDNHEHNLDLGSDVDIQELTLIPGKLVCRGQINVNP; encoded by the coding sequence ATGCCAGAGTACAATTCTCAAACTACAAATGCAAATAAAACCCGCATAATTACGCAGATACTCACAAAAGCCCTAAAGCTCTGGTTAAGAGCGCAAGTGAGCCAAATCTCAGAATTAGAAGTGGAGATTAAAGCAAGCGATCGCCAACTTCTCTCTGGGCGTATCCCCTTGGTATCTATTTTTGCTAGTCATGCAGTTTATCAAGGTCTCCTAATTACACAAATTCAATTAACGGCAGAAAATATTCAGATAAACATTGGTTCCGTACTTAAGGGAAAGCCATTACAACTGTTAGAAAGAGTATCAGTGGTTGGTGATTTGATCGTAGACGAGAATGATTTGAATGCTTCTCTCTCATCTGACTTATTATCAACTGCTTTGAGCGATTTGCTGGTTAAGGTTTTACCAACACATTTCCCTAAGTCACAACCAATAAACTGGCAAGAAATTATCCTTGATAACAATCAAATTATACTGCGAGGCTTGAGAGTAACCAATACTGAAACAATGCCTCTAGAGATTTGTCTGGGCGGCTTACAGTTACTTAGTGGACATGAGTTGCAACTGACACAAATAAAAATCAAGCCCCACGAGGGAGATATATTAGACGACAATCATGAGCACAATCTGGATCTTGGCTCAGATGTCGATATCCAAGAACTAACGTTGATCCCAGGCAAACTGGTGTGTCGAGGGCAGATTAACGTTAATCCTTGA
- a CDS encoding phosphatidate cytidylyltransferase: MPWSRIISGIVAIALALSVTLLGGWYFTIMFAVVIFLGQQEYFNLVRARGIAPAAKTTMAVSLFLLVICTIDGSLADAVMPLAGTLICFYLLFQPKFATIADVSASIMGLFYVGYLPSYWVRLRAIDSAVFSNLPLGGYWPTTWADFWEKASYASLPQGFTATMLTFLCIWAADIGAYTIGKFFGKTRLSEISPKKTVEGAVFGITSSVAVAIAGAYYLHLPRSLLTGLALGLLIGIASLLGDLTESMLKRDAGVKDSGQLIPGHGGILDRTDSYIFTAPLVYYFVTLLLPLL; the protein is encoded by the coding sequence ATGCCTTGGTCTCGGATTATTAGTGGAATTGTTGCGATCGCTCTTGCTCTTTCTGTTACCCTTTTGGGTGGCTGGTACTTTACCATCATGTTTGCGGTTGTCATCTTTTTGGGTCAACAGGAATATTTTAATTTGGTGCGAGCCAGAGGCATCGCTCCCGCCGCTAAAACCACTATGGCTGTCAGCCTATTTTTGCTAGTAATTTGTACTATTGATGGCAGTTTAGCTGACGCTGTGATGCCCTTAGCTGGCACACTTATCTGTTTTTACCTGTTATTTCAGCCCAAATTTGCCACGATCGCCGATGTTTCTGCTTCTATAATGGGGCTATTTTACGTAGGTTATTTGCCGAGTTACTGGGTACGATTACGAGCAATTGATAGTGCCGTTTTTAGCAATCTACCTTTAGGGGGTTACTGGCCTACAACCTGGGCAGACTTCTGGGAAAAGGCAAGTTATGCTTCTTTACCACAAGGTTTTACAGCAACAATGCTGACTTTTTTGTGTATTTGGGCAGCTGATATTGGTGCTTACACCATTGGCAAATTCTTTGGGAAAACCCGTCTGTCTGAGATTAGCCCCAAGAAAACTGTAGAAGGTGCTGTATTTGGCATTACTTCAAGTGTTGCTGTAGCCATAGCAGGAGCCTATTATCTCCACTTGCCCAGATCCTTGTTGACTGGTTTAGCATTGGGTTTGTTGATTGGCATTGCTAGTCTTTTAGGGGATCTTACCGAGTCTATGCTCAAGCGGGATGCTGGAGTCAAAGATTCTGGACAGTTAATTCCCGGTCACGGTGGTATTTTAGACCGTACTGATAGTTATATTTTCACAGCACCTTTGGTTTATTATTTTGTGACACTACTGTTGCCGCTACTATAG